In Labrus mixtus chromosome 22, fLabMix1.1, whole genome shotgun sequence, the genomic window tgtgtgtgtatgtgtctatgtgtgtgtctgtgtgtgtctgtgtgtgtgtgtctgtgtgtgtgtctgtgtgtgtgtgtgtgtctgtgtgtgtgtgtgtgtctgtgtgtgtctgtgtgtgtctgtgtgtgtctatgtgtgtctgtgtgtgtgtatgtgtgtgtgtgtgtgtgtgtgtgtgtgtgtgtgtgtgtgtgtgtgtgtgtctgtgtgtgtgtgtctgtgtgtgtgtgtctgtgtgtgtgtgtgtgtgtgtgtgtgtgtctatgtgtgtctgtgtgtgtgtgtgtgtgtgtgtgtgtctgtgtgtgtgtgtctgtgtgtgtgtgtctgtgtgtgtgtgtgtgtgtgtgtgtgtgtgtgtgtgtctgtgtgtgtgtctgtgtgtgtgtgtgtgtgtgtgtgtctgtgtctgtgtgtgtgtgtgtgtctgtgtgtgtgtctatgtgtgtctgtgtgtgtgtgtgtctgtgtctgtgtgtgtgtgtgtgtctgtgtgtgtgtctgtgtctgtgtgtgtgtgtgtgtctgtgtgtgtgtctgtgtgtgtctatgtgtgtctgtgtgtgtctgtgtgtgtgtgtgtgtgtgtgtgtgtgtgtgtgtgtctgtgtgtctgtgtgtgtgtgtgtgtctgtgtgtgtgtgtgtgtctgtgtgtgtgtgtgtgtgtctgtgtgtgtgtgtgtgtctgtgtgtgtgtgtgtgtgtgtgtgtgtgtctgtgtgtgtgtgtgtgtgtgtgtgtgtgtgtgtgtgtgtgtgtgtgtgtctgtgtctgtgtgtgtgtctgtgtgtgtgtgtgtgtgtgtgtgtgtgtgtgtgtgtgtgtgtctgtgtctgtgtgtgtgtctgtgtgtgtgtgtgtgtgtgtgtgtgtctgtgtctgtgtgtctgtgtgtgtgtgtgtgtgtgtgtctgtgtctgtgtctgtgtgtctgtgtgtgtgtgtctgtgtgtgtgtgtgtgtgtgtgtgtctgtgtgtgtgtgtgtgtgtgtgtgtgtgtgtgtgtctgtgtgtgtgtgtgtgtgtgtgtgtgtgtgtgtgggtgtgtctgtgtgtctgtgtgtgtgtgtgtgtgtgtgtgtgtgtgtgtgtctgtgtgtctgtgtgtgtgtgtgtgtctgtgtgtgtgtgtgtgtgtctgtgtgtgtgtgtgtgtctgtgtgtgtgtgtgtgtgtgtgtgtgtgtgtgtgtgtgtgtctgtgtgtctgtgtgtgtgtgtgtgtgtgtgtctgtgtctgtgtctgtgtgtgtgtgtgtgtgtgtgtgtgtgtgtgtgtgtgtctgtgtgtctgtgtgtgtgtgtgtgtgtgtctgtgtctgtgtgtgtgtgtgtgtgtgtgtctgtgtgtctgtgtgtgtgtctgtgtgtgtgtgtgtgtgtgtgtgtgtgtgggtgtgtctgtgtgtgtgtgtgtctgtgtgtgtgtgtgtgtgtgtgtgtgtgtgtgtctgtgtgtgtctgtgtgtgtctgtgtgtgtgtgtgtgtgtctgtgtgtgtgtgtgtgtgtgtgtgtctgtgtgtgtgtgtgtgtgtgtgtgtgtgtgtgtgtgtctgtgtgtctgtgtgtgtgtgtgtgtctgtgtgtgtgtgtgtgtctctgtgtgtgtgtgtgtgtgtgtgtgtgtgtgtctgtgtgtgtgtgtgtctgtgtgtgtgtgtgtgtgtgtgtgtgtgtgtctgtgtgtgtgtgtctgtgtgtgtctgtgtgtgtctgtgtgtgtctgtgtgtgtgtgtgtgtgtgtgtctgtgtgtgtgtgtgtgtgtgtctgtgtgtgtgtgtgtgtgtgtgtgtgtgtgtgtgtgtctgtgtctgtgtgtgtgtgtgtctgtgtgtgtctgtgtgtgtgtgtgtgtgtgtctgtgtgtgtgtgtctgtgtgtgtgtgtgtgtgtgtgtgtgtgtgtgtgtgtgtgtgtgtgtctgtgtctgtgtgtgtgtgtgtctgtgtgtgtctgtgtgtgtgtgtgtgtgtgtgtgtgtctgtgtctgtgtgtgtgtgtgtgtgtctgtgtctgtgtctgtgtgtgtgtgtgtgtgtctgtgtgtgtgtgtgtctgtgtgtgtgtgtgtgtgtgtctgtgtgtgtgtgtgtgtgtgtgtgtgtgtgtgtgtgtgtgtgtgtgtgtgtgtgtgtgtgtgtgtgtgtgtgtgtgtgtgtgtctgtgtgtgtgtgtgtgtgtctgtgtctgtgtgtgtgtgtgtctgtgtgtgtctgtgtgtgtgtgtgtgtgtgtgtgtgtgtgtgctcagctctcctttttctcagctctctgtttgtcttctccTTCAGTGAGTTCTGAATCTCTGAGACGAACGACAGAAGTGAAGATGGGAAAAATTAACGGATGCctcaaatgtctttttatcTTCTTCAACGTGCTGTACGCAGTAAGTActtatctttatttaaactttatttaaaattaaattgtatttaaactttatttaaactttatttaaactgtatttaaactttatttaaaattaaattgtatttaaactttatttaaactgtatttaaactttatttaaactgtatttaaactgtatttaaactttatctaaactttatttaaactttattcaaactttatttaaaattaaattgtatttaaagtttatttaaactttatttaaactttatttaaagtttatttaaagttctGTCTTTGGGACAAAACGATGAAACACTGAAGGCAGAAAAGCATCGAGGACGTAaaacctttttgtctttattatttaatcGTTTTATCCCTCGGgggattttttaaacatatttgacgattttaaaacaagaatcatatttttaaaaaaaagtgttatttacattttattctacTTTGACACGGAGTAAAACAGCCTCCTGTCCAGAGAAAGAATAAGTCTGATTCTCAGAAAGTAGAAATGTAAACGTTGTCCAGGTGAGTGTTTgagtgtacagctgctcatgttcctgttttcttgattctgtttgttgttaACTGTTGTTTCCAGTAAATACTTCAAACCTAGCAGAAGTGGGGGAGGGGTGTCATGTTGCCCTTTTTTCTCCCCTTGTgagttttctttctgctgccGCTCACaactggaaaaaataaaacactaaagaGGGCGGAGTTTAGAGAGGCTGCCTGCAATCTAACGGCCGTTTGATTTGAACGActtccatgaaaaaaaaagcaaaacttaACCAAAAAAACGTTCAGAAATAACGACCTTCAAAGCTCCGCCCCTTCAAAACCTTTCCTGATCAAAACAAGGTCGACCTTTGACCTTCTGTCTTAATTAGCCTGCTTTTCAAAACGTGTTTtctacaataaaataaagttaaactttGATGATGAGATTATTTGAACTATTTTATAATGTGTAATCATCAACACTGGGTTGTCAGAGTTTATTTTAGGGTCTCAGCTGCAGCCAATAGTCTTCATGTTGTTAAAGCTTTGTCTCCCTCTGGTGTCTGAATGCAGAAACTACATCAAGACAAATAAAAGCCCAGAATTCATCAGAAGAAATGACCTCGCTGGAGAAGTAGAAATAACGGTTTATAGTTCACACCTTTAATGTTGTTCCAACCATGAACGTAACTTTACAACCTAGATTTAAtcttttaagagtttttttatgctctctgtTCATATTAATTATTATCTGTTGTTGTgcacaatgtttttattaaaggtctcatattctcctcctcttcagtgtaaatgaATCTCAGAgcttctaaatccactctgatcctgtatttgatcatgtctataaacccctgagctgtgtctgaccacgtcgcagccgcccgttcttgcgtggactgcttgctagcatagttagcatgcttcatagcaaagtgacggctgatactgtactctttgaaaactgcgacagtttcttggcatatcaggcatacagcctttgatcggacttcagtgaacaaatatttagttgtccactccgtattaaacactctgcattcactgtccacttttcttttctttgatccgctcatctttccagaagggctcatacgggttcatagggcaaagggaataatacaccacactctgaagtgcgccatctattggggaaacgcgggcattacaggggaaaacgaacgaggtttaattataatacaatttaatttaataataatataatttggacaagttcggcgggccggattaaaaagcccaacgggccgtatatggcctgcgggccgtagtttgcccatgcctggactagagacacatgttagaggaacatggagaagaggattttatagAATACGTGACCCTTAAGGCCGTTGTAGACTCGGAACTCCCACATTTACACAAAATTCATTGCCAATCATATAACATACTTTTAGATTAACATAAGCTTGCAGATCCTGACTTCTGTAATGTGTCCTCAGATCCTTGGATGTGTGCTGATCTACGGGGCGGTGGAACTCAGCGCCTACAACCAAcaggtaaacaacaacaacaacaacaacaacagtctgCACCCCCCACATGTTCTTCACTGTGGCATCGACATGAAGAcaattggatctgcagagtccctctgcacctttaagaagaagtgaaagacccagctctttatgaacacctacgacctgaatgatgaagatgatgaagatgaagatcgGGAGAGTGGGCTCTGCCAAATATGCGTTTACATTTTCTGGTTACGTGATGTGTGTTGGCAGCCAGAGTCGTCGGTTAATCGGTTCCAGATGTGAACAACAGTTTAAACAATCAGGTGTACGTTTCAGAGTGTTACAGGCTCTATGCTGATTATCCAAACCTCCCGTCACCAGCCCGTAGTGCAGACACGGCACATGAAGGTGTCGGTCGGGGTTATGTAAGAAACTGAATATTCTCAGAGCGATTCGTGAGGATTTAtttgggggggggtttgtgtttttgaatataAAGGCTGGTTTGTAGTCACAACATCCCACGCACAATCCTGCACTCTGTCGTACCTGTTTGGAAATGTTTAGAAGGAGTTGTGGTGAAGCCTTGAGAGTGTTTATGAACACGCGAACAGCTGCCAGCACGTCGTGGAGTCTTTCATTTCTTTAGTTAATCCAGAACAGATGTTGCCGGGGAGGTTTTTCCATTCTCACAGTCGActttctctgcaggagagaaacaggAACGCTCTAATGGCAATGCAAAATCAGATCTCTCACCATGGAGACGGTGATTTAACTCATTATGTTTTTCATCCAATCCAGTTATCTTTCCATTTCTGTCCAACATTTTCCAAATCACATCCTCACTGGGATGGAGGGTTTTCATTTGTTAAGGCTGAAACTTGATACCCgtttaaatatttctgtcttAAAATCCTAattggaaaaataaatggccGTTCAAAAGAAGTATTGGACCCTATTTATGTGGTGTCCATTTCATCTGATCTGGACAATCAAAAGCTAGTAAATGTTGTCTGAATCAAGCTTTGTGTCCAgagtccccacaaatatctataaaacccTAATAAGGTTTTaccaaccaaaacaatacaCCATGCTAACAAGACCGAACTGTCTGTAAATATGTCAAACAGTATCGTCGCCAaggctgttgctgttttaaccAATAGGAAATCATCACTAACGCACCACAAGTCGTGGTCTGTtcatgtgtcaatcaatctcagGGTTGGGGCTGTTGCCTAGCTAGCCTAGTGACGACaggtagcctagcttatcatgctaacaggacctgctgcgtgACGACaggtagcctagcttatcatgctaataGGACCTGCTGCGTGATGACaggtagcctagcttatcatgctaacaggacctgctgtgtAATGACAGGTAGGCGAGTTGTCATACTGAACAGGATGTCAGCGTTAGGGTTagagctccaggagagttacaACTTCCTTTGAAAGTACCAGCCAATGAAGATGCTGTGttttgcacacactgcaggtgtCCATTTTCACTCCCCCACAGTGGAAATGCTGACATACAGAATTATATCAAAATGAGCAGAAAAAACAGTAAACTATAAACAATGTATACTGGATCACTGCAGATAGTTTAATTTTAATATACCAGTTCATAAGAGTacatattaataaagttgtcCTTCTGTGAAGGGGGATTGGTGGGTGgtgtgtttaaaatcaaatacaaaaaaaagtctaattccCTTCAAAACAGGAATAAATATCTTTGAAAACTAAACTAGACTATATTTACTACTTCAACGATGTAAGGTCCATTTTTTATTGGATATTTgaacaaaatgttgaataatGCCTGCCTCTTTTAcattgttattttgtgtttttttggtctCTCCATTTTCCTTCCATGGTGGACTAGTTGGCGGCAGTTAGTTCTCCCAGCTTTGCTTGGTTGTGGGTGTTTGCCATCGGCATCCTCTGCATCTCCTGTCTGGGAATCTATGCAGGATGCTCTGAGAAATCCCTCGTCCTCAAAATAGTACGTACAAGAGCCCCCAACAAACTGTAACCTTCTGTCTATCATTCAAACAAGAAATGTTTGTGTCTTGATAATCCCTGAATGTTACCTCCCTTGCAGTTCGCAGGCTTCATGGCCCTTGGGATGATCATCATGATGATCATTGGCATTGTTGTCGTTGTCTTTAGGGACAAGGTCAGACATTTACCTCAGATAATACCAtctatctttgtcttttttttaaccattggCATGCTTATTTCTGTCTCGACTCCAAATTCCCTTCACCCTCTCTTGTGGTGGTCTTCAAACTGTGTCTATCGTTTAAGTTTTCTgtcaacatatactgtatatcctgACGCTTCCATTGCTCTTGCTCTTTATGTGTCAATCTACTTTGCGCTTCCTTCTTCTTGCTTGTTTTCCTATTCATCTCACTTCTAGTTTTACTACAGTGTCTGGCAGTCTACCCAAAAGATGATTTTGGGCCTgattccctcctcctccccaagATCGGGGGAATGGCCCAATTTAAAACTTGACGCAACCAATTATTTGTCCAAATAACCCTCAAGTTTGTGGTGTCAGTATGATTATTTTACTGCCTATGATCGAGTAAGGGCAGCCCGATCAGGAATCATATATATCAAACTTGATATTTATGAAATACCACCATAGCCAATGAGtcaacatgtaaacacaactgAGCCCGAGCCGAGTGGGATATTTAAGACAAGAGCAGCTTGTGTCATTTtggcaacaacacaagtgtCTTTATAAGACAAACCACGCAGCCAGCTGACCACATTCattgtcatttgttttcttgtgaagTCACGATTGTTCACGATAGTTTCTACGAGATCTTGTGTCTGTGGAATAGCCACCGAAATATCTTACTATAGACggcaggcgtgtgtgtgtttgtggattatAATATTAAAAATCAGTTTAACTGGTCCTCATGTTGGTGGTCTCCcacgttttgtttttatctgttaaGAAAGCCAGCCTTTACTTTACTCCTAATGTCTTTATTATTGCTCTATTTACTGTCTGCTATGATGCTAACTTTGACTTCTGGTTTTCTCAGTCATCCTCCTTCATATTTTGACCCTAAcgttcttttctcttcttgtagATTAAACATAAATTGGACAGCGCCACCGCTGAAATGGTCGAGCCCTACATGGAAGATAAAAATCTGAGAGACTTACTTGAAAGGATTCAGGAActtgtaatgtttttatgtgttctatTTCCCTTATTAGTGTGCTGCTTCTAATGAGCTCTACAAGGACGAGTGTTACAGTAATAATGAATTATTCAAACGGAGAAGTTTAAGCTGAAGCTTCATGAAACAGAACACTTATTATCTCCCTTTCAATTTGTCATATTGAACATCTTGTGTGTTCAAACCAGCTGAAACTCATTATGTGGTTGCAGGGTAAGTGCTGTGGAGTGAAAGGCGCCTCAGACTGGGGTGACACTATCCCCAAGTCTTGTGAGTGCAACCGTCAGAATGGAGGATTTTCTTTTCAATCTGTATGCAAGGCAAAACCTCAGGTTGGTGTTGTTAAATCTATTTACATTCAAACTACTTAGTTAATCCCTCTAGGGGATATTGGTTTGGAGAAGCTTGTACATGAATGAAACTGGAACACTTGAACTAAGACAGGTCCTAAATGTTGACAATGTCAGATTGTTGTTTCGGAAAGTAAGAACTGGTGCCCCTTTAATGCATCAGATAACTGGTTTCAAGATTGAGGCACTTCCCAACAAGGACTTTATAAGTAACATCCCGAATAGTACAAgtgtttcagtttcttttcttcttggcAAATATATGTTTGAGTGATTCAGTATTATCATAACAATATCATTATTTTATAATTACAGGGAACCACAGGCCCAGATACAATCTATGACCAGGTATttaaccatccaaccatccatccaacaaactgaccaatcaaccaaccaactgaccaaccaactgaccaaccaactgaccaaccaaacaaccaaccatccaaccaaccaaccaaccaaccaaccaactgaccaatcaaccaaccaaccaaccaaccaaccaactgaccaatcaaccaaccaaccaaccaaccaaccaactgaccaatcaaccaaccaaccaaccaaccaaccaaccaaccaaccaaccaaccaaccaaccaaccaactgaccaatcaaccaaccaaacatccaaccaaccaaccaaccaaccaaccaaccaaccaaccaaccaaccaaccaactgaccaatcaaccaaccaaccatccatccatccaaccaactgaccaaccaaccaaccatccaaccaaccaaccatccatccatccaatcaaccaaccaaccaactgaccaatcaaccaaccaaacatccaaccaaccaaccaaccaaccaaccaaccaaccaaccaaccaaccaactgaccaatcaaccaaccaaccatccaaccaaccaaccaaccaaccaaccaaccaaccaaccaactgaccaatcaaccaactaaccatccatccaatcaaccaaccaaccaaccaactgaccaatcaaccaaccaaccatccatccaatcaaccaaccaaccaaccaattgaccaatcaaccaaccaaacatccaaccaaccaaccaaccaaccaaccaaccaaccaactgaccaatcaaccaaccaaccatccatccatccaaccaactgaccaaccaaccaaccaaccaaccaaccaaccaaccaaccatccaatcaaccaaccaaccaaccatccaaccaaccaaccaaccaaccatccaatcaaccaaccaaccaaccaaccaaccaaccaaccaaccaactgaccaatcaaccaactaaccatccatccatccaaccaactgaccaaccaactgaccaaccaaacaaccaaccatccaaccaaccaaccaaccaaccaaccaactgaccaaccatccaatcaaccaaccaaccaaccaaccaaccaaccaaccaaccaaccaaccaactgaccaatcaaccaaccaaacatccaaccaaccaaccaaccaaccaaccaaccaactatccaatcaaccaaccaaccaaccaaccaaccaaccaaccaaccaactgaccaatcaaccaaccaaccatccatccatccaaccaactgaccaaccaaccaaccaaccaaccaaccatccatccatccaaccaactgaccaaccaaacaaccaaccaaacaaccaaccatccaaccaaccaaccaaccaaccaactgaccaatcaaccaaccaaccatccatccatccaatcaaccaaccaaccaaccaaccaaccatccatccaatca contains:
- the LOC132956461 gene encoding CD63 antigen-like, yielding MGKINGCLKCLFIFFNVLYAILGCVLIYGAVELSAYNQQLAAVSSPSFAWLWVFAIGILCISCLGIYAGCSEKSLVLKIFAGFMALGMIIMMIIGIVVVVFRDKIKHKLDSATAEMVEPYMEDKNLRDLLERIQELGKCCGVKGASDWGDTIPKSCECNRQNGGFSFQSVCKAKPQGTTGPDTIYDQSCSSFIFKWINIVFQLVMAFFFGFAVTALLGLLVSLLMIYQVRRHDSAGGSSIAMKGY